One part of the Vicia villosa cultivar HV-30 ecotype Madison, WI linkage group LG6, Vvil1.0, whole genome shotgun sequence genome encodes these proteins:
- the LOC131612410 gene encoding uncharacterized protein LOC131612410, which translates to MISSKNESIDEIKNQLLSTRLELISSKMEANAEIKKYEETVKQLYKLLKSVCQERDEARNQVQLLIRKFQPSVQIDHPMEPSCDLSLSSPQSNEKKISSIGSSNTRIVESRINHQKNHTTLCNNSYDTESVNPNEFVLTSLSLAFPENSNGPSKMSHGSGSSSGPGSGFLVKNEPMLYMDSNGMQNHTISRKKRKFL; encoded by the exons ATGATTTCTTCGAAAAACGAG AGCATTGATGAGATCAAGAACCAACTTCTAAGCACGAGGCTTGAACTGATATCATCAAAAATGGAAGCAAATGCTGAGATAAAGAAATACGAAGAAACTGttaaacaattatacaaattaTTGAAGAGTGTTTGTCAAGAAAGAGATGAAGCAAGAAATCAAGTTCAATTGCTAATACGAAAATTTCAACCATCTGTGCAAATTGATCATCCAATGGAACCTTCGTGTGATTTATCCTTGTCTAGTCCTCAATCAAATGAGAAGAAAATTTCTTCAATAGGTTCATCAAATACAAGAATAGTTGAATCACGCATAAATCATCAAAAGAATCACACAACTCTTTGTAACAATAGTTATGATACGGAAAGTGTTAATCCAAATGAGTTTGTTCTAACTTCTTTGAGTTTAGCATTTCCTGAAAATTCTAATGGACCTTCTAAGATGTCTCATGGTTCTGGTTCAAGTTCGGGTCCGGGTTCTGGCTTTTTAGTGAAGAATGAACCAATGTTATATATGGATTCAAATGGGATGCAGAATCATACAATAtcaagaaaaaagagaaagtttCTGTGA